In one window of Bacteroidota bacterium DNA:
- a CDS encoding RNA-binding S4 domain-containing protein, which translates to METPTQIRVDKWLWAVRQYKTRSLATKACEQGKIIIQGQAVKPSRHVKIGEEIKLKRTGLVKTLKVLNLTSNRLNAKLVPEYAEDLTPPEEIAAYKARASRVTIFRDPGTGRPTKRERRDLDDFMGEY; encoded by the coding sequence ATGGAAACACCAACACAAATACGTGTAGACAAATGGCTTTGGGCAGTCCGGCAATACAAAACCCGGTCACTGGCTACCAAAGCATGCGAACAAGGCAAAATTATCATTCAGGGACAAGCGGTAAAACCTTCCCGTCATGTTAAAATTGGCGAAGAAATTAAATTAAAAAGAACCGGATTGGTGAAAACACTGAAAGTCCTGAACCTGACTTCAAACAGGCTAAACGCGAAACTGGTACCTGAATATGCCGAAGATCTGACCCCACCGGAAGAAATCGCTGCTTACAAGGCAAGGGCATCAAGAGTTACTATTTTCAGGGATCCCGGAACAGGCAGACCTACCAAGCGGGAACGCAGGGATCTGGATGATTTTATGGGTGAATATTGA
- a CDS encoding AI-2E family transporter translates to MTTGNIAKLQSEAAGFITNFLGESMIILTNILLLFFFFYYMLINTGKLEKLLEDYLPFSQDKLSRFSKELESQTFSNALGSPLLAIIQAGAAALGYWIFGLPDPLFWGVMTGFFSFFPVVGSMLIWLPAAIYQLSAGQTWQGIAIGIFGVAIIGTIDNIFRFIFQKKFADVHPIITIVGVISGLQLFGVSGIIFGPLLLSYFLILLKIFMEEYLTS, encoded by the coding sequence ATGACCACTGGCAACATCGCTAAACTTCAGTCGGAAGCTGCAGGATTCATCACGAATTTTCTTGGGGAATCAATGATCATTCTTACCAATATTCTGCTTTTGTTTTTCTTTTTTTACTACATGCTCATCAATACGGGAAAGCTGGAAAAATTATTAGAGGATTACCTTCCTTTCTCACAGGATAAGCTTTCTCGATTTTCGAAAGAGCTGGAATCACAAACATTTTCGAATGCATTAGGATCGCCTTTACTTGCCATCATTCAGGCAGGGGCGGCAGCTCTCGGTTATTGGATATTCGGCTTACCTGATCCGTTGTTTTGGGGAGTAATGACAGGATTCTTCTCTTTTTTTCCGGTGGTCGGGTCCATGCTGATCTGGTTGCCTGCAGCCATTTATCAATTGTCCGCAGGGCAAACATGGCAGGGAATAGCAATAGGAATATTTGGTGTCGCGATCATCGGAACCATTGATAATATTTTCAGGTTTATTTTTCAGAAAAAATTCGCGGATGTACATCCGATTATCACCATTGTGGGAGTGATTAGTGGATTACAATTGTTTGGAGTATCCGGGATTATTTTTGGTCCGTTATTGTTATCCTACTTTTTAATTCTCCTGAAAATATTCATGGAAGAATATCTGACTAGCTGA